CCGTTGAGTCATATAGTTTCTCACAAACTCCTCGGTCTCAGCCGCCGTGGAAAAAGTCATAACTTTTCTCAAAAGCTCTTTGGATTCCCACAGACTAGATTCGCGTATAATCTTCTTTACGCGCGGTATTGCCAGAGGATTCATACTCAACTCGTCCAGTTCAAACCCGAGAAGAATTATCGTATAAGCAGGTTCTCCTGCCATTTCCCCACACATGGCAACCTTTATCCCGGCTTTATGACCTGCATCAACAATACGCTTTATCAACCTTAACACGGCAGGATGAAGAGGTTCATATAAATAAGAAACCTGCTCATTAATTCTATCAATTGCCAGAGTATACTGAATGAGATCGTTTGTACCTATGCTAAAGAAATCCGCTTCTCTTGCCAATTCATCAGCAACCATAACAGCGGATGGAATCTCTACCATTATACCGACTTCAATGTCCTTAGCAACCGGTATCCCCTCTGCCAAAAGATTGTCCTTCACCTCATTAAAGATTTTTTTGACATCTCGAAACTCCCCTACACCTGAAATCATGGGAAACAGGACCTTTGTCTTACCATAGACACTTGCACGCAAAATAGCCCGCAACTGTACCTTAAACAATTCGATTTCCTTAAGACAAAACCTTATCGCCCTCAATCCCATCTGGGGGTTCATCTCCCGGGGCAATCTGGGATCGGAAAAGAATTTATCACCTCCAAGATCGAATGTCCTGATGGTTGACCCTTTAATACCCCTGCCCTCTATTACACTTTTGTAACTGAGAAAATGTTCCTCCTCAGTAGGAAGTTGTTCTCTGTTAATATAAAGGTATTCCGTCCTGAACAAACCGATCCCATCTGCTCCATGAGCAACAGCCGATGGAATCTCTTCAACAAACTCAATATTTGCTCCTATTTCTACCCTATAATTATCTTTCGTCAGAGCGGGAAGACCCGCATACTGAAGGAGATTTTCTTCAATAGCCTGGTAATGCTTCTTTTTATCTTTGTATCGTCTTAATATGTCCGGATCCGGATTGACGATTACAAAACCGGAGATACCATTAATAATAATCTCGTCATCGTTTTTGACCTCACGGACAACCTTTTCTAATCCGACCACTGCAGGAATTTCGATTGACTTCGCCATGATGGCCGTATGAGATGTCTTGCCCCCGATATCCGTGGCAAAGCCCAAAACCTTTTCAACCTTCATTTGAGCTGTATCGGCTGGAGAAAGGTCTCTCGCAACAATTACAACATCTTCGCCAATATTGGAAATCACTTCATGCTTTTTCCCTACGAGGCTTCTCAAAATCCTCTGTCCTACATACTCTACATCACTGATTCTCTCCCTGAGATAATCATCTTCCACCTTGTTGAATATTTCTCTATACCTATCAATGGTTATTCTGAGAGCCCACTCCGCATTGATACTCTTGTCTTTTATGTTCTGTATCGTATCATTAATCAACATCCGATCCTTGAGAATCATGACATGTACATCTATAATATATAATGCCTCTATCCCCTTATAATCACTGAGCTTTTTCTTGATTTCCAACAGCTGTCTTTCCGATTCCTTCAAGGCCTTCCTGAACCTTCTTATTTCTCTGGTCACCAGTTTACTGTCGTCTAATCTATAACGGGATACCTTCTTAGTATCCAGACGATCAAGAACATAGGCCTTTCCAATGGCTATGCCTGGAGATACGCCAATACCTTTAAGTATAGTTATTCTTTTTTCTTCGCTAACGCTGCTCATCAATTTTCTCCAAATTTATCTTCTATCAGCACTCCAAGACCTTCAACGGCATCACGAGCATCTTCTCCTTCCGCCCTGATCGTGATCCTGCTCCCCTTTGGGCAGGCAAGTGTCAAAATTTCCAGAAGACTTTTCCCATCAACTTCCATTCCGTCCCTTTCAAGAAAAATTCTCGATTTAAATCTGCCCGACTCACGAGCCAGCATGGCTGCAGCCCTCGCATGAATGCCCAATTCATTTTTTATTGTAAAGGTTTTTGTTTCCATTGTTTTACCCATAATATAACGGAAGCATTATGATATCACAAAAAAAAGGATTGTCATCCCGTAAAGTATGTTCACGGGAGATATTCCCTTTTTTATCATAAAAAAAACAAGGCCGACAACAATCAATATCAAGACCTTTTCCATTACTTCAAAATAAAACACACTGGAATATGAGTGAGCTGTAGAGGCAAGATATGTAAGGATTCCAAGTGAAATTACCGATAACCATCGTATTTTTCTATACATTCGAGGAAGATCTGTCATTCTGATAAAATCAACGCCTTCCCTTCCTTTCCTATACCCCTCAACAAATCCCTTCAATCTGACCCATATATGAAAAGGATTATAAATCAGAAGAAAAATCAGAGGAGCCAGAAGGAATCCTTTGATCGCCAGGGCAACCCCTACAACGGCTGAAAATGGCTTCAGAGAACCCCAGAAAAAAGAGTCCCCCACCGCCGCATAGGGTCCCATGAGAGCATTCTTTAATTTATCCGCTTCCGGACAATTACCATCTTCAAAAAAATCTTCCTCTAATCTCAACACAGACCCAATAACCGGCCCAGACATATA
This sequence is a window from Syntrophales bacterium. Protein-coding genes within it:
- the ptsP gene encoding phosphoenolpyruvate--protein phosphotransferase, whose amino-acid sequence is MSSVSEEKRITILKGIGVSPGIAIGKAYVLDRLDTKKVSRYRLDDSKLVTREIRRFRKALKESERQLLEIKKKLSDYKGIEALYIIDVHVMILKDRMLINDTIQNIKDKSINAEWALRITIDRYREIFNKVEDDYLRERISDVEYVGQRILRSLVGKKHEVISNIGEDVVIVARDLSPADTAQMKVEKVLGFATDIGGKTSHTAIMAKSIEIPAVVGLEKVVREVKNDDEIIINGISGFVIVNPDPDILRRYKDKKKHYQAIEENLLQYAGLPALTKDNYRVEIGANIEFVEEIPSAVAHGADGIGLFRTEYLYINREQLPTEEEHFLSYKSVIEGRGIKGSTIRTFDLGGDKFFSDPRLPREMNPQMGLRAIRFCLKEIELFKVQLRAILRASVYGKTKVLFPMISGVGEFRDVKKIFNEVKDNLLAEGIPVAKDIEVGIMVEIPSAVMVADELAREADFFSIGTNDLIQYTLAIDRINEQVSYLYEPLHPAVLRLIKRIVDAGHKAGIKVAMCGEMAGEPAYTIILLGFELDELSMNPLAIPRVKKIIRESSLWESKELLRKVMTFSTAAETEEFVRNYMTQRFPEDFPINEQ
- a CDS encoding HPr family phosphocarrier protein is translated as METKTFTIKNELGIHARAAAMLARESGRFKSRIFLERDGMEVDGKSLLEILTLACPKGSRITIRAEGEDARDAVEGLGVLIEDKFGEN
- a CDS encoding PTS system mannose/fructose/sorbose family transporter subunit IID, which codes for MVSKVDGDMAQADEQVRQKKLNRVMARVFLRSLLIQCSLNFWRMQNLGFVFSAIPLIKKLGKDRQQVSNMLTRYLQFFNTHTYMSGPVIGSVLRLEEDFFEDGNCPEADKLKNALMGPYAAVGDSFFWGSLKPFSAVVGVALAIKGFLLAPLIFLLIYNPFHIWVRLKGFVEGYRKGREGVDFIRMTDLPRMYRKIRWLSVISLGILTYLASTAHSYSSVFYFEVMEKVLILIVVGLVFFMIKKGISPVNILYGMTILFFVIS